A stretch of the Dyella telluris genome encodes the following:
- a CDS encoding TonB-dependent receptor translates to MHPTYDPPSAARCFRPKPLALALMAPIALMAVLMPAAAQAQDAAPSTSNAPPSTDKAKTLDSVTVTGSRIRRIDVETANPVVTVDRSQIAASGKATLGDLVQELPSVAGNATNANTNNGGGTGAATISLRGMGDKRTLILVNGIRLAYNDVNSIPANIIDRVEVLSNGASAIYGSDAIGGVVNFILRDKFDGVQFSGDFGESSHSDGFRRHFSLTAGHTGERGSIVAGIDHQSLDAVSASDRAFSRDALNLSNGQVIVSGSSATPVGSITLPHAVAGQIGCGSRVSLNPGVSGTTTLNDYHCYSNADTYNYQGDNILQTPQERNSFFLLGKYKFSDAVQGYANFYYTKTESDSQIAPVPVFANGDNFIVSAQSYYNPFGVNFGTDRVTGDSYGDFNTRFTTLGYRRYVYKTYNMQFTPGLRGNFGDSSWQWDANVNYGKVRQKSVNYGFLDYAQLEQGLGPSFLDASTGKVTCGTPGSPVANCTPINIFNVNDPTTIAALRNIQVNPTATNDYIVKQFEANANGNLFTLPAGDVSLATGLSYRKESTSSWADPLAVGDANGLCGVVEFCTTVLSGSFNVKEAYAEALVPLLADLPGAQALNVTLGSRYSDYSTAGSNTSSKVALEWRPVQDLLLRGTVSQVFRAPNIYELYSGIANDAPTVNDPCNFYTGGHSAACANVPTDGSYQQANPQISAKASGAVPAGYQLKPEQGKSFDYGVVYDPQWLPGLSLSADVWRINLNDTITTISAQTVLNQCYANASSPFCNFIHRFNTGNINYVAEPTVNLGALSTKGVDSTVAYRFDETRFGRFNVRLDTTYVARYDVNPDPSDPTAVTIHNAGKYTYAYGNFPRWRGLATLGWTHGPWSASWRIRYIGRTQVGSADEQQQLSADLSIPAVVRRVGAYTYHNVQAGYDFAPWHTRVDLGIDNLSDKQPPLLYQNNVTNSNTDVATYDVMGRYYWLRATVTF, encoded by the coding sequence ATGCATCCCACGTACGACCCGCCGTCCGCCGCCCGTTGTTTCCGACCTAAACCGCTCGCCCTGGCCCTGATGGCGCCTATTGCCCTGATGGCCGTGCTGATGCCCGCCGCTGCGCAGGCCCAGGATGCGGCACCCTCTACCAGCAATGCGCCACCCAGCACCGACAAGGCCAAGACGCTGGACAGTGTCACGGTGACCGGCTCACGCATTCGCCGCATCGATGTGGAAACCGCCAACCCCGTGGTGACGGTGGATCGTTCGCAGATCGCCGCCAGCGGCAAGGCCACGCTAGGCGACCTGGTGCAGGAGTTGCCTTCCGTCGCCGGCAACGCGACCAACGCCAACACCAACAACGGTGGCGGCACCGGCGCCGCCACCATCTCGCTGCGCGGCATGGGCGACAAACGCACGCTCATCCTGGTCAACGGCATACGTCTGGCCTACAACGACGTCAACAGCATTCCGGCGAACATAATTGATCGCGTGGAGGTGCTCAGCAATGGTGCGTCGGCCATCTACGGTTCCGATGCCATCGGCGGCGTGGTGAATTTCATCCTGCGCGACAAGTTCGATGGCGTGCAGTTTTCCGGCGACTTCGGTGAAAGCAGCCACAGCGACGGCTTCCGCCGTCATTTCTCGCTGACCGCCGGCCACACCGGCGAGCGCGGCAGCATCGTCGCTGGCATCGATCACCAGAGTCTGGATGCGGTGTCGGCCAGCGACCGCGCGTTCTCCCGCGATGCGCTGAACCTGAGCAATGGACAGGTCATCGTGAGCGGTTCGTCGGCCACGCCGGTGGGATCCATCACGCTGCCGCATGCGGTAGCCGGCCAGATCGGCTGCGGCTCGCGCGTGTCGCTGAACCCGGGCGTGAGCGGTACGACCACACTCAACGACTACCACTGCTACAGCAACGCCGACACCTATAACTACCAGGGCGACAACATCCTGCAGACGCCGCAGGAGCGCAACAGCTTCTTCCTGCTGGGCAAGTACAAGTTCAGCGATGCGGTGCAGGGCTACGCCAACTTCTACTACACCAAGACGGAATCCGATTCGCAGATTGCGCCGGTGCCGGTGTTCGCCAACGGCGACAACTTCATCGTGTCCGCACAGAGCTACTACAACCCGTTCGGCGTGAACTTCGGCACCGACCGCGTCACTGGCGACAGCTACGGCGACTTCAACACGCGCTTTACCACGCTGGGCTACCGCCGCTATGTGTACAAGACCTACAACATGCAGTTCACGCCGGGCCTGCGCGGAAACTTCGGCGACAGCTCGTGGCAGTGGGATGCCAACGTCAATTACGGCAAGGTGCGGCAGAAGTCGGTGAACTACGGCTTCCTGGACTATGCCCAGCTCGAACAGGGGCTGGGGCCATCGTTCCTGGACGCCTCGACCGGCAAGGTCACCTGCGGCACGCCCGGCAGCCCCGTCGCCAACTGCACGCCGATCAACATTTTCAACGTCAACGACCCCACCACCATCGCGGCACTGCGCAACATCCAGGTGAACCCCACTGCTACCAACGATTACATCGTCAAGCAGTTCGAGGCGAACGCGAACGGCAACCTGTTCACCCTGCCCGCAGGCGACGTGAGCCTGGCTACGGGCCTGTCCTATCGCAAGGAGAGCACGTCTTCATGGGCGGATCCGCTGGCCGTGGGCGATGCCAACGGCCTGTGCGGCGTGGTGGAGTTCTGCACCACCGTGTTGTCCGGCAGTTTCAACGTCAAGGAAGCCTACGCCGAGGCACTGGTGCCGCTGCTGGCCGACCTGCCCGGCGCACAGGCACTCAACGTGACGCTGGGCTCGCGCTACTCCGACTACAGCACTGCCGGCAGTAACACCAGCAGCAAGGTGGCGCTGGAATGGCGCCCCGTGCAGGACCTGCTGCTGCGTGGCACGGTTTCGCAGGTGTTCCGCGCGCCGAATATCTACGAGCTGTATTCGGGCATTGCCAACGACGCTCCCACGGTCAACGACCCGTGCAACTTCTATACGGGCGGCCATAGCGCGGCGTGTGCCAACGTGCCCACGGACGGTAGCTACCAGCAGGCCAATCCGCAGATCTCCGCCAAGGCGTCCGGCGCCGTGCCTGCCGGGTACCAGCTCAAGCCCGAACAGGGCAAATCGTTCGACTACGGCGTGGTGTACGACCCGCAGTGGTTGCCGGGCCTGTCGCTGAGCGCGGACGTGTGGCGCATCAACCTCAACGACACCATTACCACCATCTCGGCGCAGACGGTGCTCAACCAGTGCTACGCCAATGCGTCCAGCCCGTTCTGCAACTTCATCCACCGCTTCAACACCGGCAACATCAACTACGTGGCCGAGCCCACGGTGAACCTGGGCGCACTCTCCACCAAGGGTGTGGACAGCACGGTGGCCTATCGTTTCGACGAAACGCGCTTCGGCCGCTTCAACGTGCGCCTGGACACCACCTACGTGGCGCGTTACGACGTGAACCCCGATCCGTCCGACCCCACCGCCGTCACCATCCACAATGCCGGCAAATACACCTACGCCTACGGCAACTTCCCGCGCTGGCGCGGGCTGGCCACGCTGGGCTGGACGCACGGTCCGTGGAGCGCGAGCTGGCGCATCCGGTACATCGGCCGCACCCAGGTGGGCAGTGCCGATGAGCAGCAGCAGCTGTCGGCGGACCTGTCCATCCCGGCCGTGGTGCGCCGGGTGGGCGCGTACACCTACCACAACGTCCAGGCCGGCTACGACTTCGCCCCCTGGCACACCCGGGTGGATCTGGGCATCGACAACCTGAGCGACAAGCAGCCGCCCCTGCTGTACCAGAACAACGTGACCAACTCGAACACCGACGTGGCAACTTACGACGTGATGGGCCGCTATTACTGGCTGCGGGCCACGGTGACCTTCTGA
- a CDS encoding glycoside hydrolase family 127 protein — protein sequence MPERVDHRRRFLKRAATTLASLAVLPKAMALAPDVADTSTSATPAAGPGVPDQSVRRMQSFGLGQVRLLDSDFSRAAAINQRYLHTLPVDRLAHSFRVQAGIASTAKPFGGWEKPDCELRGHFTGGHYLSAVALTFATTGDVELKQRGDQLVSALAACQRPNGYLSAFPESFFDRLSSGQKVWAPFYTIHKILVGMLDMYQHTGNAQALQVAVGIGNWSVRWLNGFSDVEMAHILKTEYGGMNDALYELYAITGNGRYLDAAHRFDQVSLFDPLSAHRDELQGLHSNTQVPKVIGAARRYELTGEPRYRRIAEFFWETVTHNRTYATGGSSNDEFWNTPPGDLKGQLGLYSAECCVAYNLLKLTRKVYAWNGDPRAFDYYERTLYNARLGTQDADGMKLYYYPLQPGAAKFYNSPTDSFWCCTGSGAEEFARFNDSIYFRDDDDLYVNLFIPSELDWPERKLRLRQETAFPREPVTRLRLGLASPATFALNLRVPAWIGSGARVRLNGQTLDVFASPGSYLTLRREWHDGDRVEMDLPMRLTTESLPGDDNLQATLYGPLVLAARLGDKGLTHDMQYCGYDAAPKPEPKPWPAPRVTAGRAGEAPWMNTLSAQDLRFEAHTRDGRLAVAPLNQVYGERYAVYWQSEPGATGNS from the coding sequence ATGCCTGAACGCGTCGATCACCGCAGGCGCTTTCTCAAGCGCGCAGCCACGACGCTGGCGTCGCTTGCGGTGTTGCCCAAAGCCATGGCGCTTGCGCCGGACGTCGCCGATACGTCGACGTCAGCAACGCCTGCCGCTGGCCCCGGTGTACCGGACCAGTCCGTTCGCCGCATGCAATCGTTTGGCCTTGGCCAGGTGCGCCTGCTCGACAGCGATTTCTCGCGGGCGGCAGCCATCAACCAGCGCTACCTGCATACCTTGCCGGTGGACCGACTGGCGCACAGCTTCCGCGTACAGGCCGGCATCGCATCCACCGCCAAGCCTTTCGGTGGCTGGGAAAAGCCCGATTGCGAACTGCGCGGGCATTTCACCGGCGGGCACTACCTCTCCGCCGTTGCCCTCACCTTCGCCACCACCGGCGATGTGGAGCTGAAGCAGCGCGGCGACCAGCTGGTATCCGCACTGGCGGCATGCCAACGTCCGAATGGCTATCTGAGCGCTTTCCCGGAGAGTTTCTTCGACCGGTTGAGCAGCGGGCAGAAAGTGTGGGCGCCGTTCTACACCATCCACAAGATCCTGGTCGGCATGCTCGACATGTATCAGCACACCGGCAATGCGCAGGCTTTGCAGGTGGCCGTAGGCATCGGCAACTGGTCGGTGCGCTGGCTCAACGGTTTCTCCGACGTGGAGATGGCGCACATCCTCAAGACCGAGTACGGCGGCATGAACGATGCGCTGTACGAGCTCTACGCCATCACCGGCAATGGCCGCTACCTGGATGCGGCACACCGCTTTGACCAGGTGTCGCTGTTCGATCCGCTGTCGGCGCATCGCGACGAACTGCAGGGCCTGCACAGCAACACGCAGGTGCCCAAGGTGATCGGCGCGGCCCGCCGCTATGAACTCACCGGCGAACCGCGCTACCGGCGCATCGCGGAATTCTTCTGGGAAACGGTGACGCACAACCGCACTTACGCCACCGGCGGATCGAGCAACGATGAGTTCTGGAACACCCCGCCCGGCGATCTCAAGGGCCAGCTTGGCCTGTACAGCGCCGAATGCTGCGTGGCCTACAACCTGCTGAAGCTGACCCGCAAGGTCTACGCGTGGAACGGTGACCCGCGCGCATTCGACTACTACGAACGCACGCTCTACAACGCGCGACTCGGCACGCAGGATGCCGACGGCATGAAGCTTTACTACTACCCGCTGCAGCCAGGCGCCGCGAAGTTTTACAACTCGCCCACCGATTCGTTCTGGTGCTGTACCGGTTCGGGCGCGGAGGAATTCGCGCGTTTCAACGACAGCATCTACTTCCGCGACGACGACGACCTGTACGTCAACCTGTTCATTCCGTCCGAACTGGACTGGCCCGAACGCAAGCTGCGCCTGCGCCAGGAAACCGCTTTTCCGCGCGAGCCCGTGACCCGCCTGCGCCTTGGCCTGGCTTCGCCCGCCACGTTCGCGCTCAATCTTCGCGTCCCCGCGTGGATCGGCAGCGGCGCGCGCGTGCGGCTGAATGGCCAGACGCTGGATGTGTTCGCTTCGCCCGGCAGCTACCTGACGCTCAGGCGCGAATGGCATGACGGCGACCGCGTCGAGATGGACCTGCCCATGCGCCTCACCACCGAGTCGCTGCCCGGCGACGACAACCTGCAGGCCACGCTGTACGGCCCACTGGTGCTGGCCGCCCGGCTGGGTGACAAGGGCCTGACCCACGACATGCAGTACTGCGGCTACGACGCCGCGCCCAAGCCCGAACCCAAGCCCTGGCCCGCGCCACGCGTCACCGCCGGGCGCGCGGGCGAGGCGCCGTGGATGAATACCTTGTCGGCGCAGGATCTGCGCTTCGAAGCTCACACGCGCGACGGCAGGCTCGCCGTTGCACCGCTCAACCAGGTGTACGGCGAGCGTTACGCCGTGTACTGGCAATCGGAACCCGGCGCGACCGGCAACAGCTGA